The Pseudomonas asiatica genome has a segment encoding these proteins:
- a CDS encoding acyltransferase family protein → MFGDVMKGRGRYNNFLVIRLLAATAVVVGHSFALSYLECLSCADPALLLGMPVPVHSLGVEVFFMVSGFLIAASGERNGARDFYLARALRILPGLLVCLLLMAFVLGPVVTSLPLAEYFSKGQVYKYVYSPLLIFKDAQFVLPGVSFTPRFHGVSVNGSLWTIPLEMRMYLVLGVLVLVARVCRWPMAGLTLAALVIALGLHTLHPAYGEYPFKLVVCFLAGSAFYSCRAVIPHGWWLLLACAGLFLLSKGGRFEVFTCAILTLYGTLYFAYCPQVKLPSLVQDYSYGIYLYAFPIQQVLAGAMPWAGPYWLMLAAVPASWFAGYVSWELVEKPALAMRKRFSRAGSRQQLA, encoded by the coding sequence ATGTTTGGCGACGTCATGAAAGGTCGCGGGCGTTATAACAATTTCCTGGTCATCAGGTTGCTGGCGGCAACCGCTGTGGTAGTTGGGCATTCCTTTGCGTTGTCCTACCTGGAGTGCCTGAGTTGTGCCGACCCGGCGTTGCTGCTGGGTATGCCGGTGCCGGTTCACAGCCTGGGCGTTGAAGTGTTCTTCATGGTCAGCGGGTTCTTGATCGCTGCCAGTGGTGAGCGCAATGGTGCACGGGATTTCTACCTGGCGCGCGCACTGAGGATCTTGCCTGGTTTGCTGGTGTGTCTGCTGCTCATGGCCTTTGTGCTGGGGCCAGTGGTTACCTCGTTGCCGCTTGCCGAGTATTTCTCGAAAGGCCAGGTTTACAAGTACGTCTACAGCCCGCTGTTGATATTCAAGGATGCCCAGTTCGTGCTGCCCGGCGTGAGTTTTACTCCGAGGTTTCATGGGGTTTCGGTCAATGGCAGTTTGTGGACCATTCCGCTGGAAATGCGCATGTACCTGGTGCTGGGGGTATTGGTGCTGGTGGCCAGGGTTTGTCGATGGCCGATGGCAGGGCTGACGCTGGCGGCGCTGGTGATTGCGCTGGGGCTGCATACCCTGCATCCGGCTTATGGGGAGTACCCATTCAAGTTGGTGGTGTGTTTCCTGGCGGGTTCGGCGTTCTATTCGTGCCGGGCGGTGATCCCGCATGGGTGGTGGCTGCTGCTTGCCTGCGCCGGATTGTTCTTGCTGAGCAAGGGTGGGCGCTTCGAGGTGTTTACCTGCGCCATCCTGACGCTTTACGGCACGTTGTACTTTGCTTACTGCCCGCAGGTGAAGCTGCCTTCGTTGGTGCAGGATTACTCGTACGGTATCTACCTGTATGCATTTCCGATCCAGCAAGTGTTGGCGGGGGCCATGCCATGGGCCGGTCCCTACTGGTTGATGTTGGCTGCGGTGCCGGCGTCGTGGTTTGCGGGCTATGTTTCGTGGGAGCTGGTAGAGAAGCCTGCCTTGGCGATGCGCAAACGCTTTTCCCGAGCGGGTTCCCGGCAGCAATTGGCATAG
- the ihfB gene encoding integration host factor subunit beta, with translation MTKSELIERIVTHQGLLSSKDVELAIKTMLEQMSQCLATGDRIEIRGFGSFSLHYRAPRVGRNPKTGQSVSLEGKFVPHFKPGKELRDRVNEEEHEAHT, from the coding sequence ATGACGAAGTCGGAGCTGATCGAACGTATTGTCACCCATCAGGGGCTGCTCTCGTCCAAGGACGTGGAGCTGGCCATCAAGACCATGCTTGAGCAGATGTCACAATGCCTTGCCACTGGCGATCGCATCGAGATCCGCGGTTTTGGCAGCTTCTCGCTGCACTATCGCGCCCCTCGCGTAGGCCGTAACCCGAAGACCGGCCAGTCGGTCAGCCTCGAAGGCAAGTTCGTGCCGCACTTCAAGCCTGGCAAGGAGTTGCGCGATCGGGTCAATGAAGAAGAACATGAGGCCCACACCTGA
- a CDS encoding lipopolysaccharide assembly protein LapA domain-containing protein, with the protein MRNLKRALAAVFVLLLAAVVLFFVLENQQTVSLVLFGWAAPAVPVAVLVLAALVIGLAVGPLLGAYGVQRSKRKIRASARQAALNGN; encoded by the coding sequence ATGCGTAACCTCAAGCGCGCCCTGGCGGCGGTGTTCGTGCTGCTGTTGGCGGCTGTGGTGCTGTTCTTCGTGCTGGAGAACCAGCAAACCGTCTCGTTGGTCCTGTTCGGTTGGGCAGCCCCGGCCGTGCCAGTCGCCGTGCTGGTCCTGGCCGCCCTGGTCATTGGCCTGGCAGTCGGGCCGCTGCTGGGTGCCTACGGCGTGCAGCGCAGCAAGCGCAAGATCAGGGCTTCTGCCCGCCAGGCAGCACTGAACGGTAACTAA